Proteins encoded within one genomic window of Neorhodopirellula lusitana:
- a CDS encoding DUF6985 domain-containing protein: MAKWTHPDIGVFTFCDYAWVATCTLPAFKAFRYRPHSRNVGRTKLSLKFNAEDEDDVPSKKAVTVAKRIVKNQASLVRRIKKAIFDDVHGAGPDSGMWWHGDINSIADSYRACSPSRKSPVISSPDDFDLLLATPEISIRKSVPYYDNPIAEIGFYAVYDAEHGVGVLTDGNRVLGIGYEYSVMPFNRP, encoded by the coding sequence ATGGCTAAATGGACCCATCCTGACATTGGCGTCTTCACGTTCTGCGACTACGCCTGGGTTGCGACATGCACGCTTCCAGCCTTTAAGGCTTTTCGCTATCGTCCACATTCTCGAAACGTTGGTCGAACCAAATTGTCGTTGAAGTTCAACGCGGAAGACGAAGACGACGTCCCGTCAAAAAAAGCTGTCACAGTTGCGAAACGCATTGTCAAGAACCAGGCTTCGTTGGTGCGAAGAATCAAGAAAGCGATCTTCGATGACGTTCATGGAGCAGGTCCGGATTCTGGGATGTGGTGGCACGGCGACATTAACTCGATTGCCGACTCGTATCGTGCGTGTTCACCATCGCGGAAGAGCCCTGTCATTTCGTCGCCTGATGACTTTGACCTGCTGCTTGCGACTCCTGAGATTTCGATCAGAAAATCCGTCCCTTATTATGACAATCCGATCGCGGAGATTGGATTCTACGCGGTTTATGACGCCGAGCACGGAGTTGGCGTGCTAACAGATGGAAATAGGGTCCTTG